The DNA region CATGTTTTTTAGGTTAAGCAGAGTTTAAATCCAGCCTCATAAAAATGCCTTTTTGCATAGAGAATAAACAATGGCGTCAATAGAATTAGCATTGTTTTACCTTTATAAAATCCAGCTACATCATTAGAATTCACATTTTAAAATCCGGCGAATATTTACAATCAAGAAGACAAAATAAGATTCAAATTCTTATATGGGATATTTATCAAAAATAGCTCCCGAAAAATATATATTTTTCGGGAGCTATTTTCTAGGCAAGCTAATTTGACAAACAACAAACCAAAGCCTGTTATATTCAAGTATTCATTATTGCAATAGATCAGATAGAGAAAAACAGCCACCCTCCCAAAGTTTCGGAATAGGATAGCTGACTTTATCTCTGGATTTTGACTTTATAAGCAAAACCCAAAACATTTAGTTGGTTAAATGCTCTGGAAAATTTTCTATAGAACAACGGCCTCTAAAGATTGATTCTCAAGTTGCCAAGAAGCTAAGTCTGCTAGAGAGCGATCGCGGTAAACTCCATAACGTTCTTTTTTGCTACGAACACGTTCAGCTAAGGCAGGAATGATCCCAAAGTTTGGTGGCATCGGTTGGAAATGCTTTGGTGATGCAGAATGAATGAAATCAAATAAAGCTCCCATCATTGTGGTGTTAGGCATAGTTAAAGTTGATAAGCTTTTGGCTAAACGTGCAGCATTGGTTCCAGCTAGCCAACCACCAGCTGCAGCTGCGGTATATCCTTCTGTTCCGATTAACTGACCAGCAGCCAACAGAGTTGGGCGTTTGGTGAACTGTAGGGTTGCATCTAGAAGTTCGGGCGAATTTAGAAAGGTATTACGATGCATCACGCCCATCCGAACAAATTCGGCATTTTCTAGTGCAGGGATCATTCGGAATACTCGTTTTTGTTCACCCCATCGCAAATTTGTCTGGAAGCCCACCATATTCCACAGCTGACCTTGTTTATCTTCCTGTCGAAGCTGGACGACAGCGTAGGGTTTTTTCGATTTATTTTCAGGAGCGCGAAAATCGCCGAGGCGAGCATCAAAAAGTCCAACGGGCTTCAGAGGACCATAACGCATTGTGTCTTCTCCCCGTCGCCCAAGTTCTTCGATAGGCAAACATCCTTCAAAAAATTTGGCGCTTTCTTGTTCAAAGTCTTTTAATTCTGCTTGTTCGGCGGCGCATAGTGCTTCCCTAAAACGAAGATATTGCTCTTTGTTCATTGGGCAATTTAAGTAGGCGGCTTCACCTTTGTCATAACGGGAAGCGAGAAATGCAACATCGCGATCAATACTTTCACCAACAATAATTGGGCTGGCCGCATCGAAAAAGCTCATATATTCCATGCCCGTAAACTGTTGAAGCTCTTTAGCAAGATCGGCGCTTGTTAAGGGACCTGTAGCTAAAACAGTAATTCCTTCGTTGGGAATGCGATTAAGGGGTTGACGATAAAAGCTGACAAGGGGATGGCTTGAAAGTTTGCGGGTGAGATCCTTACTGAAAATGGCACGGTCAACGGCTAAAGCTCCCCCAGCTGGCACCCGATGTTCATCTGCTGTAGCAATAATGACTGAGCTTAAACGGCGTAACTCCTCATGCAATAGTCCAGAAGCGCGATCGCTAGATTGAGCGCCAAATGAGTTGCTACAGACTAATTCTGCTAATTCCTCAGTATGATGGGCTGGACTTTTTTCAACTGGTCGCATTTCATAGAAATCGACGGGAACGCCTGCTTGGGCGATTTGCCAAGCGGCTTCTGTACCTGCTAGTCCACCACCAATAACTGTAACGAGAGGAATTGAAGATGTCATAGGTATTTTCGTTAACGTGCGTTTAAGTGATTTATTTTTGCAGCCTTCTATTGTATCTGTTTTGTCGAAAGAGATAAAAAGTCACAAAAAAAACCGCCATCGAGGCGGTTTCTATCTCAAATTTTGGAAAAGTCTATTAGAAAAATGTAATTATTTGGCGATCGCCACAGGGCTATCAGCACCTTCCGTCTGTAGGACTGGGATAATCTCATCTGATTCGCTCGAATCAGATACTTCGGGTGCACTACCTAAAGCAAGCCGATTACAGGGGATCGTATCAGACAAAATTGCGCTAGCCATCATACCGGTATGAATTTCAAGAATTGCGTGGGATACCGCTTCAAAAACAAGACGTTGACCGGGAAAGACGACTCGTTCAAAATACCAGTCTTCTATATTTGTGATGCGAGCAACTTGAATTTGGCTCGTCGCGTTTATATAACAACAAAGTGAAATTTTGTTCTTATCTTCTGGAAGGGGATCAAGTATTTGAGCCATAACTCTACCGGATAAGTATTTAAAGTAAGTTTTCTATTAATTACTAACAAGCTAACACTTTCTGATCCCAAGTCGCTGTAAAGCTCAATACAATCAGTAATTCTAGTGTTTAGATTTCAGCTCTATCACACAACAGTCATTGATTAAGAAAAATGTATTTAGACTTACTTTTTTCTGGACAATCAGAGCTGTTTTGAAGTTTTCCTAAATCTCTATTTAATGACTAAACGTTGAAATTGTTTACGTTGACGATTGTCCACGCTTCAATCAGTTGCCACTCATAGCTCAAACATCGTTTTTTGTCATGGCATCGAAATAAATGTATAGCAGAAGACTATCGGGACTAAGTTATTAAAACAAAATTAAGATTCTGGGCTTGTGCCGTATCAATTTCGAATTAAGAATTGACAATATTTGAATTAATGAGATCTTTATAAATTCCGAATCACAGAAGTGTAAAGAATAAGATTTTTTGCCTAGTCCAAGATGTTTAGAAGCACGTTGAGATTTAAAGAAGAAATCAAGTTCTCTCTCAATCCATATTTGAAATTGCCATAAATGCATGAGACTTTACTAAATAAGCTTATTCCGAACTGAGAAAGAGTCGTGAGGTGTTATGGGGAAAGAACAAAGTAAGGCGATCACCCGGTCTAAGGAACGGGAGCCATTAAGCAGCTTAGTTTTGTACAGAGCCTTGAAGTGGGCAATTGTACAGCCAATCCTATCCAGTTACTTCCGTTGTCATGTAACTGGATTAGAAAACGTACCTCAAAAAGGAGGTTTCATTGCCGTTAGCAACCACGCCAGTAATTTTGACCCTCCCATCCTTGCCGCAACAGTTTGTCGTCCTATCGCCTTTATGGCAAAAGAAGAATTGTTTCGGGTGCCAATTCTCAAACAGATCATGCTTACTTATGGTGCTTATCCCGTTAGACGGGGAGCCAGCGATCGTTCAGCTATCCGTGCAGCACTAGCCTCGCTTGAAGCTGGATGGGGAGTCGGTATTTTTTTACAAGGTACCCGAACCAAAGATGGTCGCATCACATCCCCAAAATCTGGAGCTGCCCTCATTGCCGCTAAAGCTCAGGTTCCTTTAGTACCCATTAGCCTCATTGGCACGGAAGGTATTCTCAAAGAAAGTAGTCTTTTTCCTCGGCCAGCAGCGATAACTGTGCGTATTGGTGAGGCGATCGCCCCTCCTTCCACCGTGGCCAAACCCGCCCTCACCACGACAACAGAAGTTTGTGCAGAACGTATCAATGAATTACACACAAAAGGTCGTTAATACTCTCCACACAGTATGAACTGGTCAATTCTTACAAAATGTCTTTCTAGACAATCTCTTTAATTAATCACGATCCCACCCACCTATTACAGGGTGCAAAGTATGCAGACATCTCGTCTAGGGAATTGCTACACTCATGATATTGAAGGCTATTGGGTCGTGATTGGCGCATTAGAAGCAGACAAGTTTACCCACCACTCCCACAGAAAAAATGCCAATAACAAAAATCTCCCTGAAAGCTTTTTATTTGTGGTGTATCATTTCAAACAGATAGTTGCATCATATACAAATACATCTACCAACCCTTTCGACCAGAACTCAGTATTCAACCCTTATATATACTGATTCCATATCCTCAATATATAAAAGCTAAATTCCTGCGGTTTACTTAACCCATGTCCGATTCTAAACAGCAATTTAAGATAAATTTTTGGGGAGTACGTGGGAGTATTCCTTGCCCTGGAGCTGAAACAGTTCGGTATGGCGGTAACACACCTTGCATTGAGATGGTGGCAGGTAATGAACGTCTGATTTTTGATGGTGGTACGGGCCTAAGAGTTTTGGGTCAATCCCTAATGAGCCAACTACCCGTTGAAGCTCATATGTTTTTCACCCACTCCCACTGGGATCACATTCAAGGTTTCCCCTTTTTTGTGCCAGCTTTTGTAAAGGTCAATAAGTTCAATATCTATGGGGTCGTCGCACCAAATGGTGCCACTATCAAGCAACGTCTCCATGACCAAATGCTCCACCCAAATTTTCCTGTACCGCTACAGATTATGCAGGCAGATTTGAAATTCTTTTCCCTTGAAATTGGTGAGTCCCTTGAAATTGGGGATGTTGTCATTGAGAACGCAAAGCTAAATCACCCTGGAGAAGCCGTTGGCTACCGTGTGAGCTGGCGCGGCATATCAGCAGCTTATATTACTGATACGGAACATTATCCAGATCATATTGATGACCAGGTTTTAAAGCTGGCGGATAATGCAGATGTTGTGATTATCGATGCTGCTTATACAGACAATGAGTACCATGATCCAAAATCCAGCAAAGTAGGCTGGGGTCACAGCACTTGGCAAGAAGCAGTGAAGGTTGCGAAGGCCGCGAATGTAAAGCAACTAGTTATTTTTCATCATGATCCACTCCATAATGATGATTTTCTCGACAAAATAGCAGAAGAAGCAGCTTCTGAGTTTTCAAATACAGTTTTAGCTCGCGAAGGAATGTCCATTGTCTTGAATCCTACAGACGGAGCAGAAGGGAACCAGGCAGAGGGTTCTGAAAAGCTATCTGTTTAACTCGGTATAGAATATAAAGAAATATTTCGGGCTTTGAAACGTGCGGGTAGTATCTTCGGGCATTGAGGCGGTTACGCCCACTAGTATCGCTTTAGGTAATTTTGATGGATTGCATCGTGGTCATCAGTGGGTTATCGAGCCGGCGATCGCCTATGCCCATAAAGAACCCCAAGCAATAGCTATTGGACATTCCTCCACAGGACAGCCGACAAGATTATGTCCAACTGTTGTAACGTTTGATCCCCACCCCCGAGAATTTTTTTCTGGTAATCCAAAACGTCTGCTCACGCCTCTCACAGAAAAAATAGAATTGCTTTCGCAGTTAGGCATTGAACAATTAATTTTGTTGCCTTTTGATCGTGAGCTTGCAGCTCTGACTCCACGAGAATTTATTTCAGAAATATTAGTGAAAAGGCTCAAAACTGAAAGTATTAGTATTGGGGTCGATTTTTGTTTTGGTCAAGATCGCAGTGGTAATTCTACCGATTTGAGGGCGATCGCCACCGAATCGGGTATCGAAGTGAATATCGCACCTTTATTTAAAGAAGATGGCGATCGCATTAGTAGCTCAGCGATTCGACAAGCCCTCACGAATGGGCAACTTGAGCAAGCAAACGCTATGTTAGGAAGAGCATATCGCTTACAGGGAGAGGTGATTCATGGCCAAAAACTAGGGCGGAAAATTGGCTTTCCCACAGCTAATCTTGAGTTGCCAAGCACAAAATTCTTGCCAAAATATGGCGTGTATGGCGTGCAGGTTTGCGGACAATCTTTTCAACAAGACCAGTGGGGAATACTAAATATTGGTTGTCGTCCAACTGTTGATCCCAAGGCAGAAAACCCGACCGTCGAAGTACATCTTTTTAACTATGATCAGCAGCTTTACGGTGAAATCCTAACCCTTAAACTTTTACACTACATTCGACCAGAACGAAAATTCGCTTCCCTTGAACAATTGCAAGCCCAAATAAAACAGGATTGCGATCGCACCAAAAAACTACTTAATCTGACCTAGACATAATGAAAGAACGAGTTCGTGACCTGACCGATAACCTCTCAAAAACCATTGTCGGTAAAGAGGATGCCATACGGCTTGTTCTCGTCGCCATGCTGAGCGGCGGTCATGTCTTGCTCGAAGACGTTCCGGGCGTCGGTAAAACATTATTGGCGAAATCCCTTGCCCGTTCAGTCAACGGTAAATTTCAGCGCATTCAATGTACGCCTGACTTACTTCCGAGTGATATTACAGGCACAAATATTTGGAACCCTAATAATCGCGAATTTGAATTTTTATCGGGTCCAATCTTTGCCAATGTTTTACTCACAGACGAAATTAACCGCGCGACTCCCCGTACCCAATCAGCTCTCCTTGAAGTTATGGAAGAGCAACAGGTAACAGTAGATGGTGAGGCTCGTCAGGTTCCTAAACCATTTTTTGTAGTCGCGACCCAAAATCCAGTCGAATACCAAGGCACATTTCCCTTACCAGAAGCGCAAATGGATCGCTTCATTCTCTCTCTTAGTCTTGGCTACCCTGGATTTTCGGAAGAAGTAGATATGCTTCAGATGCACCAATCTCGTATCAAACCTGAACAGTTAGAGCCTTGTATTTCCCCTGATGAGGTACGACAGCTACAGACGGAAGTGCAAAAGATTCACGTCGAAAAATCAATTCAAGAATATATTGTCAAAATTGTGCAGAAATCCCGTAATTATGAGGGGATCATTCTTGGCGTCAGTCCTCGAGGCACAGTAGCTCTCCAGAGGGCTGCTCAAGCTTATGCTTATTTGGCCGATCGTGATTTCATTTTGACTGATGACATTAAATACTTAGCGCCTTTTGTCCTTGCCCATCGCGTAATTGTCTCTGGTGGAAAAAGTGCAAAGGATGTGATTAACACTCTTG from [Leptolyngbya] sp. PCC 7376 includes:
- the trmFO gene encoding FADH(2)-oxidizing methylenetetrahydrofolate--tRNA-(uracil(54)-C(5))-methyltransferase TrmFO, which gives rise to MTSSIPLVTVIGGGLAGTEAAWQIAQAGVPVDFYEMRPVEKSPAHHTEELAELVCSNSFGAQSSDRASGLLHEELRRLSSVIIATADEHRVPAGGALAVDRAIFSKDLTRKLSSHPLVSFYRQPLNRIPNEGITVLATGPLTSADLAKELQQFTGMEYMSFFDAASPIIVGESIDRDVAFLASRYDKGEAAYLNCPMNKEQYLRFREALCAAEQAELKDFEQESAKFFEGCLPIEELGRRGEDTMRYGPLKPVGLFDARLGDFRAPENKSKKPYAVVQLRQEDKQGQLWNMVGFQTNLRWGEQKRVFRMIPALENAEFVRMGVMHRNTFLNSPELLDATLQFTKRPTLLAAGQLIGTEGYTAAAAGGWLAGTNAARLAKSLSTLTMPNTTMMGALFDFIHSASPKHFQPMPPNFGIIPALAERVRSKKERYGVYRDRSLADLASWQLENQSLEAVVL
- a CDS encoding DUF1830 domain-containing protein, encoding MAQILDPLPEDKNKISLCCYINATSQIQVARITNIEDWYFERVVFPGQRLVFEAVSHAILEIHTGMMASAILSDTIPCNRLALGSAPEVSDSSESDEIIPVLQTEGADSPVAIAK
- a CDS encoding 1-acyl-sn-glycerol-3-phosphate acyltransferase, translated to MGKEQSKAITRSKEREPLSSLVLYRALKWAIVQPILSSYFRCHVTGLENVPQKGGFIAVSNHASNFDPPILAATVCRPIAFMAKEELFRVPILKQIMLTYGAYPVRRGASDRSAIRAALASLEAGWGVGIFLQGTRTKDGRITSPKSGAALIAAKAQVPLVPISLIGTEGILKESSLFPRPAAITVRIGEAIAPPSTVAKPALTTTTEVCAERINELHTKGR
- a CDS encoding MBL fold metallo-hydrolase, translating into MSDSKQQFKINFWGVRGSIPCPGAETVRYGGNTPCIEMVAGNERLIFDGGTGLRVLGQSLMSQLPVEAHMFFTHSHWDHIQGFPFFVPAFVKVNKFNIYGVVAPNGATIKQRLHDQMLHPNFPVPLQIMQADLKFFSLEIGESLEIGDVVIENAKLNHPGEAVGYRVSWRGISAAYITDTEHYPDHIDDQVLKLADNADVVIIDAAYTDNEYHDPKSSKVGWGHSTWQEAVKVAKAANVKQLVIFHHDPLHNDDFLDKIAEEAASEFSNTVLAREGMSIVLNPTDGAEGNQAEGSEKLSV
- a CDS encoding bifunctional riboflavin kinase/FAD synthetase — protein: MRVVSSGIEAVTPTSIALGNFDGLHRGHQWVIEPAIAYAHKEPQAIAIGHSSTGQPTRLCPTVVTFDPHPREFFSGNPKRLLTPLTEKIELLSQLGIEQLILLPFDRELAALTPREFISEILVKRLKTESISIGVDFCFGQDRSGNSTDLRAIATESGIEVNIAPLFKEDGDRISSSAIRQALTNGQLEQANAMLGRAYRLQGEVIHGQKLGRKIGFPTANLELPSTKFLPKYGVYGVQVCGQSFQQDQWGILNIGCRPTVDPKAENPTVEVHLFNYDQQLYGEILTLKLLHYIRPERKFASLEQLQAQIKQDCDRTKKLLNLT
- a CDS encoding MoxR family ATPase, which encodes MKERVRDLTDNLSKTIVGKEDAIRLVLVAMLSGGHVLLEDVPGVGKTLLAKSLARSVNGKFQRIQCTPDLLPSDITGTNIWNPNNREFEFLSGPIFANVLLTDEINRATPRTQSALLEVMEEQQVTVDGEARQVPKPFFVVATQNPVEYQGTFPLPEAQMDRFILSLSLGYPGFSEEVDMLQMHQSRIKPEQLEPCISPDEVRQLQTEVQKIHVEKSIQEYIVKIVQKSRNYEGIILGVSPRGTVALQRAAQAYAYLADRDFILTDDIKYLAPFVLAHRVIVSGGKSAKDVINTLVATISDPSTPESGYSLPTA